From a region of the Sporosarcina ureilytica genome:
- a CDS encoding inositol monophosphatase family protein: protein MDAELRGKIYQDAKEWILNAGRNIREAINDPLVVETKAHANDLVTEVDRETEYFLVTHIRDTYPTHKVFSEEGYGDDIQSLDGIVWIIDPIDGTMNFVKQRKNFAISIGIFHEGIGEIGFVYDVMSDILYSAKKGEGAYKNDEKLQSLEPNLALGEAILGFNHKWLCQNDVIDEKVVQQLVSNIRGSRAYGSAALKLAYVSEGIIDGYLTMNLAPWDIAGGMILANEVGAVTTNLTGGPVTLLSNDSTVTCHPAIQTELIKDYLEKGIK, encoded by the coding sequence TTGGATGCTGAACTTCGCGGGAAAATATATCAAGATGCAAAAGAGTGGATATTGAATGCTGGACGAAATATTCGAGAGGCGATTAATGATCCATTGGTAGTTGAAACTAAGGCGCATGCTAACGATTTAGTTACCGAAGTTGATAGAGAAACAGAATATTTCTTAGTGACTCATATTCGTGACACTTATCCAACACATAAAGTATTTAGTGAAGAGGGCTACGGAGATGATATTCAATCGTTAGATGGGATTGTATGGATTATCGATCCCATTGATGGAACGATGAATTTTGTTAAGCAACGTAAGAACTTTGCAATTTCCATCGGGATTTTTCATGAAGGTATCGGGGAAATTGGCTTTGTTTACGATGTCATGTCCGATATTCTTTACAGTGCGAAAAAAGGTGAAGGCGCTTATAAAAATGACGAAAAGTTACAATCCCTAGAACCTAACTTGGCGCTGGGTGAAGCGATATTGGGATTCAACCATAAATGGCTTTGTCAAAATGATGTCATCGATGAAAAAGTCGTGCAACAACTAGTTTCTAACATTCGCGGATCCCGTGCATATGGTTCCGCAGCATTAAAGTTAGCCTATGTTTCAGAAGGGATCATCGATGGTTATTTAACGATGAATCTAGCCCCATGGGATATTGCTGGGGGAATGATTCTGGCGAATGAAGTTGGGGCTGTCACAACGAACCTAACTGGAGGACCTGTTACTCTTTTATCAAATGACTCGACTGTTACTTGTCATCCTGCAATACAAACAGAACTTATTAAAGATTATTTAGAGAAAGGAATTAAATAA
- a CDS encoding sugar phosphate isomerase/epimerase family protein, with the protein MELNLGIRAHDIQGQETIDGLAKEIAGKGLTAVQLALGKSFPDLNTSVGSLSPGLARHIGDQFKKNDVQIAVLGCYIHMIHPDKEKRQSELERFKEHIRFARDFGCSIVGTETGNVHEKTAYTEDNFEEQPFLDVVESVRELVEEAEKFGVIVAIEAGINHPVHTAQKLRRLIDLIDSPNLQVILDPANLLDPYNYERQEEVFQEAMDLLGDHIVIMHAKDFIIDENGWVKMVPVGTGLLNYDAVFKLIKPKKPHLNVLLEATQEPHIDASIEFLRKKYAEA; encoded by the coding sequence ATGGAACTAAATCTAGGGATTAGAGCGCATGATATTCAAGGTCAAGAAACAATCGATGGACTGGCAAAGGAAATTGCAGGTAAAGGATTAACTGCAGTTCAATTGGCATTAGGAAAATCTTTTCCTGATCTAAATACGAGCGTGGGCAGTTTAAGTCCAGGACTTGCGAGACATATTGGTGATCAGTTTAAGAAGAATGACGTCCAAATTGCCGTATTAGGTTGCTATATTCATATGATTCACCCTGACAAAGAGAAAAGACAATCCGAATTAGAGCGATTTAAAGAGCATATTCGATTTGCAAGAGATTTCGGGTGTAGCATTGTTGGAACAGAGACTGGAAACGTACATGAAAAAACAGCTTATACTGAGGACAATTTCGAAGAGCAACCATTTTTAGATGTTGTCGAAAGTGTTCGTGAACTAGTCGAAGAGGCAGAAAAGTTTGGCGTTATCGTTGCGATTGAGGCAGGCATTAATCACCCAGTGCATACAGCACAGAAATTAAGAAGACTCATCGATCTGATTGATTCGCCAAATCTTCAAGTAATTCTCGATCCAGCTAACTTGTTAGATCCGTATAATTATGAGCGACAAGAAGAAGTCTTCCAAGAAGCAATGGACTTATTAGGGGATCATATCGTGATTATGCATGCAAAGGATTTCATTATCGATGAAAACGGTTGGGTTAAAATGGTTCCAGTTGGGACTGGGTTATTGAATTATGATGCAGTCTTTAAATTAATTAAACCGAAAAAGCCTCACCTAAATGTATTATTAGAAGCTACACAAGAACCACATATTGATGCGAGTATTGAGTTTTTGAGAAAGAAATATGCGGAAGCGTAA
- the kduD gene encoding 2-dehydro-3-deoxy-D-gluconate 5-dehydrogenase KduD gives MTNNLNDFSLDYFSLKDKVAIVTGGNKGLGQAYAVALAKAGADLFVVTHGTEWDETRELIENTGRRVEFFQADLRDRTKHKELVDTCVEVYGKVDVLVNNAGTIRRSPLLEYQEEDWDAVMELNLNSLFFLSQEVAKLMVEQKSGKIVNIASMLSYQGGKFVPPYTASKHGVVGVTKSFANELAEHGVQVNAIAPGYVKTANTAPIRADEQRNKEILGRIPAARWAETADLMGVVVFLSSKASDYMNGAVVEVDGGWLSR, from the coding sequence ATGACGAATAACTTAAATGATTTCTCTTTAGACTATTTTTCACTGAAAGATAAAGTTGCCATTGTTACTGGCGGTAATAAAGGGTTAGGACAAGCATATGCGGTAGCGCTTGCAAAAGCTGGAGCAGATCTATTTGTTGTGACACACGGAACAGAGTGGGATGAAACAAGAGAATTAATTGAAAACACAGGCCGCAGAGTTGAGTTTTTCCAAGCAGACTTAAGAGATCGAACAAAACATAAAGAACTTGTCGATACATGTGTAGAAGTATATGGCAAGGTTGATGTGTTAGTAAACAATGCTGGAACAATTCGCCGTTCACCACTTCTTGAGTACCAGGAAGAAGATTGGGATGCAGTAATGGAATTGAACTTAAATTCATTGTTTTTCCTAAGTCAGGAAGTTGCGAAACTAATGGTAGAGCAAAAGAGCGGGAAAATTGTCAACATCGCTTCAATGCTTTCCTACCAAGGCGGAAAGTTCGTGCCACCGTATACAGCAAGTAAACATGGCGTTGTAGGTGTAACGAAGTCATTTGCGAACGAATTGGCTGAGCATGGCGTGCAAGTGAATGCAATTGCACCAGGTTATGTTAAAACAGCGAACACAGCACCAATCCGTGCAGACGAGCAGCGTAATAAAGAAATACTTGGAAGAATTCCAGCTGCACGTTGGGCTGAAACAGCTGACTTAATGGGCGTTGTCGTATTCTTATCAAGTAAAGCATCGGACTATATGAATGGTGCAGTAGTCGAAGTAGACGGCGGCTGGCTATCAAGGTAA
- the kduI gene encoding 5-dehydro-4-deoxy-D-glucuronate isomerase gives METRYANHPEEIKRYNTDELREHFLVEKLFEAGQVHLTYTHVDRMIFGGVTPAEEELTITLNKELGVNYFLERRELGIINIGAEGTVILDGEEYEMKRQDGLYVGRGTKEVLFRSKDPNNPAKFYINSSPAHHTYPTVKIDINNITPLEMGEPGTLNERKIHQYIHPNNCESCQLQMGLTVLQPGSVWNTMPCHTHERRMEVYLYFDMEQDTRVFHFMGQPDETRHLVMKNEQAAISPSWSIHTGTATSNYTFIWGMCGENITYDDMDHVAMEDLR, from the coding sequence ATGGAAACACGTTATGCAAATCACCCGGAAGAGATTAAAAGGTACAATACAGATGAGCTGAGAGAACACTTTTTAGTTGAAAAACTATTTGAAGCAGGTCAAGTTCATTTAACGTATACGCATGTCGATAGAATGATTTTTGGTGGTGTTACACCAGCAGAAGAAGAGTTAACAATTACGCTAAATAAAGAGTTAGGCGTTAACTATTTCCTAGAGCGTCGTGAACTTGGAATTATCAACATCGGTGCGGAAGGTACAGTTATTTTAGATGGTGAAGAGTATGAGATGAAACGCCAAGATGGTCTTTACGTAGGACGAGGAACGAAAGAAGTTCTGTTCCGTTCTAAAGATCCAAATAATCCAGCGAAGTTCTATATTAATTCATCACCTGCTCACCATACTTATCCAACGGTTAAAATTGATATTAATAATATTACGCCGCTTGAAATGGGAGAGCCAGGAACGTTAAACGAGCGTAAAATTCATCAATATATCCACCCGAATAACTGTGAAAGCTGTCAATTACAAATGGGACTTACCGTTTTACAGCCAGGTAGCGTATGGAATACAATGCCATGTCACACGCATGAGCGTCGTATGGAAGTGTATTTATACTTCGATATGGAACAAGATACGCGCGTATTCCACTTTATGGGACAACCAGATGAAACAAGACATTTGGTCATGAAAAATGAACAAGCAGCAATTTCACCGAGCTGGTCAATCCATACAGGAACAGCAACGAGCAACTATACATTCATTTGGGGAATGTGTGGAGAAAATATCACTTATGATGATATGGACCACGTTGCAATGGAAGACTTACGCTAA
- a CDS encoding sugar kinase translates to MKKVVTFGEILLRLSTNVGERLLQADQLQLHYGGAEANVGISLSNFGYDVNMVSKLPANALGDAALRHLQSNGVKVDHVLRGGERIGTYYLESGIGERSAVVTYDRKHSSIADIKEDEIDFDSIFEGATLFHVTGITPALSPVLSELTLVALKKAKEHGLMTSFDMNYRAKLWSQKEAADAIKPLLDYVDICSCGELDAVHLLGIPEADDRLQEEEKLAYYYEHIQALYPNIQFMASTNREVLSSTANRLRGNLYVDGALYRSKVHHIEPIVDRVGGGDAFAAGILHGILDGMSPNETITYATAASALKHTIHGDSNIFSKEEIHEFVENGSGKIKR, encoded by the coding sequence ATGAAAAAGGTCGTAACATTTGGAGAGATTTTACTACGATTATCGACAAACGTTGGTGAAAGACTTCTCCAAGCGGATCAGCTTCAATTGCATTACGGCGGTGCAGAAGCGAATGTTGGCATATCGCTGTCGAATTTTGGATACGACGTCAATATGGTCAGTAAATTACCAGCCAATGCATTAGGAGATGCAGCGTTAAGACATCTACAATCCAATGGCGTAAAGGTAGACCATGTTTTAAGAGGTGGGGAACGTATCGGAACCTACTACCTAGAAAGCGGAATTGGCGAAAGAAGTGCTGTCGTTACTTACGATAGAAAGCATTCAAGTATTGCTGACATTAAGGAAGACGAAATAGATTTCGACAGCATATTTGAAGGCGCAACACTCTTTCACGTGACGGGCATTACACCCGCATTGTCGCCAGTTTTAAGTGAGTTAACGCTAGTTGCATTGAAAAAGGCTAAAGAACACGGTTTGATGACTAGTTTTGATATGAATTATCGTGCAAAACTATGGAGTCAAAAAGAGGCAGCAGATGCAATTAAACCACTATTAGATTATGTCGATATCTGTTCATGCGGAGAACTGGATGCGGTTCATCTGCTTGGGATTCCAGAGGCAGATGACAGGTTGCAGGAAGAGGAAAAACTTGCTTACTATTATGAGCATATCCAAGCATTATACCCGAACATTCAATTTATGGCCTCTACGAATCGGGAAGTTTTATCTTCAACTGCCAATAGATTAAGAGGAAATTTATATGTGGATGGGGCCTTGTACCGTTCAAAAGTGCATCATATTGAGCCAATTGTCGATCGTGTAGGCGGTGGCGATGCATTTGCGGCTGGAATTTTACACGGCATTTTGGATGGCATGTCCCCAAATGAAACAATTACATACGCAACAGCCGCGTCAGCGCTGAAGCATACGATTCATGGGGATAGTAATATCTTTTCTAAAGAGGAAATTCATGAGTTTGTGGAAAACGGTTCAGGAAAAATTAAACGATAA
- a CDS encoding bifunctional 4-hydroxy-2-oxoglutarate aldolase/2-dehydro-3-deoxy-phosphogluconate aldolase, which produces MEKLKVLNQLTECGVVAVVRANSQEEALGISEACVKGGIKGIEITFTVQGAEEIIRNLAANYQSNPDVVIGAGTVLDAVTARIAILAGAKFIVSPCFDQETAELCNLYQVPYMPGCMTITEMKEALKSGVDIIKLFPGNTFGPDWIKGVKAPLPQVNIMPTGGVDLDNVEKWIQNGCVAVGVGGSLVAHAKTGDFDKITEDAKQFVEKVQQAREALV; this is translated from the coding sequence ATGGAAAAGCTAAAAGTGTTAAATCAACTAACTGAATGTGGAGTTGTTGCAGTTGTACGGGCAAATTCACAAGAAGAAGCCTTAGGGATTTCGGAAGCATGTGTTAAAGGTGGCATTAAAGGCATTGAAATCACCTTTACTGTGCAGGGTGCTGAAGAAATTATTCGCAATCTAGCAGCAAATTATCAATCCAATCCTGACGTAGTGATTGGTGCAGGAACAGTGTTAGATGCGGTTACGGCACGTATTGCGATTCTAGCAGGTGCCAAATTTATCGTGAGTCCATGCTTCGATCAAGAAACAGCCGAATTATGTAATTTGTATCAAGTTCCATATATGCCGGGTTGTATGACCATCACGGAAATGAAGGAAGCATTAAAGTCCGGTGTAGACATTATTAAGTTATTCCCGGGCAATACATTTGGGCCAGATTGGATTAAAGGTGTGAAAGCGCCACTCCCACAAGTCAATATTATGCCGACTGGCGGCGTAGATTTAGATAATGTTGAAAAATGGATTCAAAATGGCTGTGTTGCTGTCGGTGTCGGGGGTAGTTTAGTTGCACATGCGAAAACTGGAGATTTCGATAAAATTACCGAAGATGCAAAACAATTTGTAGAAAAAGTTCAACAGGCTAGAGAGGCATTGGTATGA
- a CDS encoding response regulator → MNKVIIVEDDRIIRRSICNAPWEENGFILAGEASDGESALELIEKEQPQVVISDITMPFMNGLEMARIIKVTSPHTKVIFLTGYEDFKYAQEAIKLQAFDYLLKPIKIEKLIRKAQSAAIEYEKEIKKERRFHDTLPLLQQSFLQKLTNNENENTDLDIEKELLELGVELDGPFFTSMFINFTSVNEEEAVIKKQITEIMRNLFSESINGHVINGAKNEMAVFLSTVYDGCLGNITFARQAIDKIYNQFDETVTITIGRTYCNVFDIHTSYLEARFAMDMKHIMGTGCVYSIDDTVPCEFQHEKTLLDLEKAFKDQLKLGLPGKAKETIEQLRNVIKGNKNIQLEETKILALKYSTLLLYQVKKWEKDESESSSMTELFNLILQMNSIQEMLEILHQLVDEWAESMNEEKKQNHNSLVDKAMAFMNEHYHDEELTQQKVAQNVFVSAPYLSNLFKVEKGLNFGDYLLELRMKKAMELLRLHDAKIYKVAESVGYRNPQYFSISFKKYTGQTPGEYRRGIINTA, encoded by the coding sequence ATGAACAAAGTAATCATAGTTGAAGACGATCGGATTATTCGACGTAGCATTTGTAATGCCCCGTGGGAAGAAAACGGTTTCATATTGGCGGGTGAGGCTTCGGATGGTGAAAGTGCACTGGAGTTAATTGAAAAAGAACAACCTCAAGTTGTTATTTCTGATATTACGATGCCTTTTATGAATGGTTTGGAGATGGCAAGGATTATTAAAGTCACCAGTCCGCATACGAAAGTGATTTTTTTGACGGGTTATGAAGATTTCAAATACGCACAGGAAGCGATTAAGCTCCAAGCGTTTGATTATTTATTAAAGCCAATCAAAATAGAGAAGTTAATTCGCAAAGCGCAGAGTGCGGCAATCGAATATGAAAAAGAAATAAAAAAAGAAAGAAGATTTCATGATACGTTGCCATTACTTCAACAAAGTTTTTTACAAAAGCTTACAAATAATGAAAATGAAAATACCGATCTAGATATTGAAAAAGAACTATTAGAACTTGGTGTTGAACTAGATGGACCTTTCTTTACGTCTATGTTCATTAACTTTACATCAGTAAATGAAGAAGAAGCAGTCATCAAAAAACAAATTACAGAGATCATGCGTAACTTGTTTAGTGAAAGTATCAATGGGCATGTCATCAATGGTGCAAAGAATGAAATGGCGGTATTTTTATCGACAGTTTATGACGGCTGTTTGGGGAATATCACTTTCGCACGACAGGCGATAGATAAAATATATAATCAATTTGATGAAACGGTAACAATTACAATTGGGCGAACGTATTGCAATGTATTCGATATTCACACCTCCTATTTAGAGGCACGATTTGCGATGGATATGAAACATATTATGGGGACTGGTTGTGTGTATTCCATTGACGATACGGTTCCATGTGAATTTCAACATGAAAAAACACTATTAGACTTAGAAAAAGCGTTTAAAGATCAATTGAAATTAGGTTTGCCAGGTAAAGCGAAAGAAACAATTGAGCAATTACGGAATGTGATTAAGGGAAATAAAAACATCCAATTAGAAGAAACAAAGATTCTAGCGCTCAAGTATAGTACGTTGCTTTTATACCAAGTGAAAAAATGGGAAAAAGACGAGTCGGAAAGTTCTAGTATGACGGAACTTTTCAACCTCATTCTACAAATGAATTCTATTCAAGAAATGTTAGAAATCCTTCATCAGCTTGTTGATGAATGGGCCGAATCTATGAATGAAGAGAAAAAACAGAATCATAACTCGCTCGTAGATAAAGCGATGGCATTTATGAATGAACACTATCATGACGAAGAATTGACACAACAAAAAGTTGCACAAAATGTTTTTGTAAGTGCACCTTATTTAAGTAACTTATTTAAAGTTGAAAAAGGCTTGAATTTTGGCGATTATTTGCTAGAACTTCGAATGAAGAAAGCGATGGAATTGCTTCGCTTGCATGATGCCAAAATATATAAGGTAGCAGAAAGTGTTGGCTATAGGAATCCACAGTATTTCAGTATAAGTTTTAAGAAATATACTGGGCAAACGCCTGGGGAATATAGAAGAGGAATCATCAACACTGCATGA
- a CDS encoding cache domain-containing sensor histidine kinase, whose amino-acid sequence MKFGKKMRSFISKYLFFSFSSTINAFYISIILLFIFITGGVSYQLAKNQIEENTYQSMNDTVLQTSNYLEFVFSDVFEQLVLLSNHKHLSTLLDGEAKDINSNVYIELDNEINTIYHRFPSIIESIYIDIDDGKITFSNGSEQVNPLFSYKDYFVDHKGSKESYYWKNAHLNNLAFDNYKVMSVFKLLEAENSSRNGIVLFTIRADFVEKILNKSFIGESGYLTLVSPDGSTFESEKIPGKFRIDDKTLAKITNSNVNEGKISFENAKGKNLNAIYHTIGVNKWKVVAVFPESQILKTMNNMKYFMTIFLIAVIIMAVFIVNGVGKYISNPIKKLADQMKKADQELLQTTEGIAVPKEMEILYSSFNEQMARNQALLEQIKLEQKEKRQLEVAIIKAQVNPHFLYNTLYSIKGLCDMGLNKDASEMISALSSFFRISISRGNEIISIKEEISHIKSYLYIMEMRYGDNFTYTLDVDKETLSSQIIKLTLQPLIENAIYHGVKLSRKQGLINVNVYKQSGKIHLEVKDNGLGIERERLERIKEEINAPYSKNKREVTGIGLRSVSERLKGYFGSECELMIESVVGKGTKIIIKIPSVKEGNGEYEQSNHS is encoded by the coding sequence ATGAAGTTTGGAAAGAAAATGCGTAGTTTTATTAGTAAATATCTTTTCTTTTCTTTTAGTTCGACAATTAATGCGTTCTATATATCCATCATTCTTTTATTTATTTTTATTACAGGCGGCGTATCTTACCAATTGGCTAAAAACCAAATTGAAGAAAATACTTACCAGAGTATGAATGATACGGTATTACAGACATCAAATTATTTAGAATTTGTATTTTCAGATGTTTTCGAACAGTTGGTATTACTATCAAATCATAAGCATCTTTCAACGCTCCTTGATGGAGAGGCGAAGGACATAAATTCGAACGTTTATATTGAACTAGATAACGAAATTAACACGATTTATCATCGTTTTCCTTCGATTATTGAGTCCATTTATATTGATATAGATGACGGTAAAATTACCTTTTCAAATGGGTCAGAACAAGTAAACCCGTTGTTTTCATACAAAGATTATTTTGTCGACCATAAGGGAAGTAAAGAATCTTATTACTGGAAAAATGCACATCTGAATAACTTAGCATTTGACAACTATAAGGTGATGTCGGTATTTAAATTACTTGAAGCTGAAAATTCTTCAAGAAATGGGATTGTTCTATTTACGATTCGGGCAGATTTTGTCGAAAAAATACTAAACAAATCATTCATTGGTGAGAGCGGTTACTTAACGTTGGTGAGCCCGGACGGCAGTACATTTGAATCAGAAAAGATCCCGGGAAAGTTCCGAATAGATGATAAAACACTGGCCAAGATTACGAATTCGAATGTAAATGAAGGTAAAATTTCATTTGAAAATGCGAAGGGAAAAAACCTGAATGCAATTTATCACACGATTGGTGTGAACAAATGGAAAGTTGTAGCGGTATTCCCTGAGAGTCAAATATTGAAAACAATGAACAATATGAAATATTTTATGACGATATTTCTAATCGCGGTCATTATTATGGCAGTCTTTATCGTTAATGGTGTCGGCAAATATATTTCAAATCCGATCAAAAAACTAGCTGACCAAATGAAGAAAGCCGACCAAGAACTTTTGCAAACGACTGAAGGAATTGCTGTTCCCAAGGAAATGGAGATTCTTTATAGTAGCTTTAATGAACAAATGGCGCGCAATCAAGCGCTACTGGAACAGATTAAATTAGAACAAAAAGAAAAACGTCAATTAGAAGTTGCCATTATTAAAGCTCAAGTAAATCCGCATTTTCTATATAACACTTTATATTCGATTAAAGGCTTATGCGATATGGGGCTAAACAAAGACGCAAGTGAGATGATTAGCGCACTATCTAGCTTTTTCAGAATCAGTATTAGTAGAGGAAATGAAATCATTTCTATTAAAGAAGAGATTTCTCATATTAAAAGTTATTTATATATTATGGAAATGCGTTATGGGGATAACTTCACTTATACACTTGACGTTGATAAAGAAACACTTTCAAGTCAAATTATTAAACTAACGTTACAACCTTTAATTGAAAATGCAATCTATCACGGTGTGAAACTTAGCCGTAAGCAAGGTTTAATTAACGTAAATGTATATAAACAATCAGGAAAAATCCATCTTGAAGTGAAAGATAATGGGTTAGGCATTGAAAGAGAAAGATTAGAAAGAATTAAAGAGGAAATCAATGCGCCTTATAGTAAGAACAAAAGGGAAGTTACAGGAATTGGTTTACGTAGTGTAAGTGAGCGGCTGAAAGGTTATTTTGGAAGCGAATGTGAATTAATGATTGAAAGTGTCGTTGGGAAAGGGACTAAAATTATCATCAAGATTCCGAGCGTAAAAGAGGGGAATGGCGAATATGAACAAAGTAATCATAGTTGA
- a CDS encoding glycoside hydrolase family 88/105 protein gives MLNEQNSPLLIAEKACKTIMNTFTPAELPPANRWHYHQSVFLYGMLRVWEATGKEEYFEYTKAYVDNLLDDEGNFYFDRDELDSIQVGILLFPLYEATKEAKYLIAAKKLRNLLNTINKTSEGGYWHKDKYPYQMWLDGLFMAAPFMLMYNEHFQEPELIQDVFLQERLMRKHMKDPKTGLPFHAWDEKREQPWANKETGCSPEFWGRSVGWYGTALVDILALLEGKNHGQEVFVEELQSYITSVVNFQDHDSGLWYQIVDKGDQADNWLESSCSSLFIYTIAKALKAGYVDHSYKEIVDKAYEGLLNHMVKVDGDHLELSGICIGTSAGVYDYYVERPTSENDLHGMGAFILACMALHDISK, from the coding sequence TTGTTGAATGAACAAAACAGTCCGTTATTAATTGCTGAAAAAGCATGTAAAACGATTATGAATACATTCACACCTGCAGAGTTACCACCTGCAAATAGATGGCATTATCACCAAAGTGTCTTTTTATATGGCATGTTGCGCGTGTGGGAAGCGACAGGAAAAGAAGAGTATTTTGAGTATACAAAAGCATATGTAGATAACTTACTTGATGATGAAGGAAACTTCTATTTCGACCGTGATGAATTAGATTCGATTCAAGTTGGTATTTTGCTATTTCCTTTATACGAAGCGACTAAAGAGGCAAAATATTTAATCGCTGCGAAGAAACTTAGAAATTTACTCAACACAATTAACAAAACGTCCGAAGGTGGATACTGGCATAAAGATAAATATCCATACCAAATGTGGTTAGACGGATTGTTTATGGCGGCTCCTTTTATGCTGATGTACAATGAGCACTTCCAAGAGCCGGAGTTAATCCAAGATGTATTTTTACAAGAAAGATTAATGCGTAAACATATGAAAGACCCAAAAACTGGTCTTCCATTCCATGCATGGGATGAAAAGAGAGAACAGCCATGGGCAAATAAGGAAACAGGATGTTCACCAGAATTTTGGGGACGCTCAGTAGGTTGGTACGGTACTGCACTTGTTGATATTTTGGCGTTACTTGAAGGGAAAAATCACGGACAAGAAGTGTTTGTTGAAGAGTTGCAAAGTTATATTACTTCAGTCGTTAATTTCCAGGATCATGATTCAGGCCTATGGTACCAAATTGTTGATAAAGGCGATCAAGCAGACAACTGGTTGGAATCTTCTTGTTCATCATTATTTATTTACACGATTGCAAAGGCGTTAAAAGCGGGTTATGTTGATCATTCATACAAAGAAATTGTAGATAAAGCTTACGAAGGTTTGTTGAATCACATGGTGAAAGTAGATGGCGATCACCTAGAACTAAGCGGTATTTGTATCGGTACTTCAGCTGGCGTCTATGATTATTATGTCGAAAGACCAACTTCTGAAAATGATTTACACGGGATGGGTGCCTTCATCTTAGCTTGTATGGCACTGCATGATATTTCGAAATAA